In Oceaniferula flava, one genomic interval encodes:
- the trxA gene encoding thioredoxin produces MANAYNEANFEAEVLKSDKPVLVDFWAEWCGPCKMISPLIDQLAEAVEGTANVGKVEVDTNQALAAKYGVRSIPCLLFFKDGEVKETITGANVTLDQLKSTLEGLA; encoded by the coding sequence ATGGCAAATGCATATAATGAAGCTAACTTTGAAGCCGAGGTTCTGAAATCAGACAAACCTGTGCTTGTGGACTTTTGGGCAGAATGGTGTGGTCCTTGTAAAATGATCTCTCCGCTCATCGATCAACTGGCTGAGGCTGTCGAAGGCACCGCCAACGTCGGTAAAGTGGAAGTTGACACCAATCAAGCGCTGGCCGCCAAGTATGGTGTGCGTTCCATCCCTTGCCTCCTGTTCTTCAAGGATGGTGAAGTGAAGGAAACCATCACAGGTGCCAATGTCACTCTGGATCAGTTGAAATCCACCCTCGAAGGTCTCGCCTAA
- a CDS encoding VanZ family protein — translation MRNPFSMVIDFSAAWLPRKSAAYLCLYVAWLVTLWFLSAGNPGPKEGPEIPHLDKIAHFGYFFGGGGLLTGYLALRRPWTSRFPWRVFLCVVLVGTVVGRLDEYHQTFTPGRTGNDNYDWLADILGTLVGFWVMIRWVLPRLMARKKRSSEALEAEIVANTLD, via the coding sequence ATGCGAAATCCATTTTCCATGGTGATCGACTTTTCAGCCGCGTGGCTTCCTCGGAAGTCCGCGGCTTATTTGTGCCTGTATGTCGCCTGGCTGGTGACGCTGTGGTTCCTCTCGGCAGGAAACCCGGGACCGAAAGAGGGGCCGGAAATTCCCCATTTGGATAAGATTGCCCACTTCGGCTATTTCTTCGGCGGCGGTGGACTGCTCACGGGGTATTTGGCCTTGCGCCGACCGTGGACATCACGCTTTCCTTGGCGAGTATTCCTCTGCGTTGTGCTCGTTGGCACCGTGGTTGGTCGCTTGGACGAGTATCATCAGACATTTACTCCCGGCCGAACCGGCAATGACAATTACGACTGGCTGGCTGATATTTTAGGCACGCTGGTCGGCTTCTGGGTGATGATTCGCTGGGTGCTTCCCAGGCTGATGGCGCGGAAAAAGCGGTCGTCTGAGGCTTTAGAAGCAGAAATTGTCGCGAATACCCTTGACTGA
- the rpmB gene encoding 50S ribosomal protein L28, which translates to MARVCSIRGSRVRVGGRIHRSGLAKKKGGIGRHVTKVVKRTVSPNLHTKRIYVPELGRTVKVKLSAKAIKTINKNGAFATLKKAGLI; encoded by the coding sequence ATGGCCAGAGTATGCAGTATCAGAGGTTCCCGTGTCCGTGTCGGTGGTAGAATTCACCGTTCCGGTCTCGCGAAGAAGAAGGGTGGTATCGGACGTCACGTCACCAAGGTCGTGAAACGCACCGTTTCTCCCAACCTGCACACCAAGCGCATCTACGTTCCAGAACTGGGTCGCACTGTGAAAGTCAAATTGAGCGCCAAGGCGATCAAGACCATCAACAAAAACGGCGCATTCGCCACGCTGAAGAAGGCCGGGTTGATCTAA